The sequence ATATGACGTCAATGACTTTGCAGCCCAATCTTTGACCCAACCCAGAAAACCTAGAATTGACCTAGACGGTGCTGACCATTGACGGTGTTGACCATTGACTTTGACTTATTGTGTTGAcctttgaccaaaagtcaaaatttttgaaatggcCTATCTTGCTCAGTAATTTGCGTAAATTCTGATTTTGGACTCTGTTACTTCATTTGAAGTTCCGAAATCGATCGATTGGCACATTCTTCATCGTGATTTCTTTAAAGGCATTCTTCAAGGCATCTCCAAGGGATCTTCTTATGCTTATCCAATCTCAAGCCTTCATCAAGCTTCCGCCTTGAGTTTGAGGaagggtgttagagatatattagacatattagcccaatgtaataAGTCAAAGTCCACTTCTACTTGTACTAGTACCGTAGGGTTTagtatatatactcatgttagggtTTATTGTAATACAAgttattgtactacactcttacataATAAAGATGTAACCCATAAGAGATACCTCTGTGGACGTAGGCCGACAAGGTTGAATCACGTAACCCTTGTGTTCTTGGAGTTCCTATTCTATGCTTCCCTTTCCTCATGCACCCTAGCATATACAAATGATATAACACATCGTGttgttaatatatttaacaCGAAAGCTAATTCAATCTGGTCATGGATTTTCTGACAATCATGAGAAGACACATCACCCTTTGGAGCTTAAAAAGGGCTGCAATTGCATAAAATTAGAGTGGTTGAAGAAGAATTGTGAATGTTATGAGGTACATATCCAtccttcccaaaaaaaaaaaaaaatgattctaaGCATTcttagttataattttttgtttgtttcatttcCAACAGGCTAAGCTTTGGTGCTCGAGTGAATGCCATTGCAAAGGGTGCAGAAATGACAATGGGATGAAGAAAGGTATGTTTCTCAGCTTTACATCTGAAACAAATTTATATTCGGGCACTTTTTCCTTAGCACTCATTGATGGGTAAGGTCTTAGGGTGGTGAAGATGATTGAAGgttgtattaaatattatgCGTCCAtgttttattgattttcaaGCATGGAGGTACGGGTGATGCCAGACATGATCTCTAGAGGACAGCAACTTCTCCTTACAGCATTTCACTAGGATATACCCACTTTTTCATTAGCCCTGATTTGTCTAACCAAAAAATAGGAATATTGAGCCTCTACTTTCATAGCCTATTCTGCTGCGGATGaatttttggttttctattAACTTGTATCTTTGCTGATGAATGTGATCATTTGATTTGTGGAAGTAAATTGTTACTAAACTATGTTACTTGATAATATTTTGGAAAGatattaaaaaactttttacacACTCAATATGGTGGTCCTGGAACTCTATTGGTCCTTCTGTTTATTGGCGTGGCTGATATTATAAGTGAACAGGATTTCCAGGAGGATCAAACGCTGCACGTATAGCAGTCAAATGGGTAGAAAATCATGTTGACAAGGACTGAATTGAATGGACCGGTGGTGATAGCGATTAAGCTAAATGCTTGTCACCCGCTTTTGTATTACTTAAATGACATATGTGTTGAGCTTTGATGAAAAGATTTGTCTAAAAGTGTTCCTTtacatttggtttttttttaggatttaaTTTCAACTGAAACCAGCTATTCTTAAAGCTGCCGGTAAGAGCACAATTAGAGGTTATCTAGAgcacttaaaattttgaacagaaatcaaaatcttttttttatttttttattggatggaTATACGATGGCTAGTGATCTGCTTTTGTTGGGTGCATTTGGGTGTTTAGAAGTTTGAACATCTAATGATGTTGCTCTTGTTCCTACATCTGACCCAATTCTCTCACCTTCTTCTCCCCTTCCTGATATTTCTCCTATCActtcttctccctctcttaTTGAACACTTGCAAATCTCACCATCTGCAGATCACTCTGTATCTAGTTCTCCCATAGTTCCATCTGTTCCTTCCTCACCTTCACTACCTCTCAGGAGACCTATTCGAGTCTTTAAACCACCCAATTACTTGAAAGATTATTCCATTTGCAGGTCAGCCTTACGACCTTGCTCCTTCCCTTTCCTATGATCACCTATCCCCAAAGTATCAATCTTTTGTCTTAGCTCTTCAACCTGCAGTCTCAGACCCCGACTTCTTTTACCAAGCTGTAAAACATTCTCACTGGAGGGATGCTATGGACAAAGAGATTGCAGCCTTGGAGCTGATTACCACTTGAACCCTTACTCCTCTACCTCCTGGTAAGAGTCCCATTGGGTCTATAAGACCATTTAATCTGACCAACATCGTTCTATTAATAGattttgtgatttatatatttttcattctgaTATTGATTGATTCATTAGATAATGGTGGTTTgcttttgttgattttgatgTAATCGGTGGCTTATGGGATAATGCAAAACGTACTTTGTTCTTCCAACTTTTGATTTGAATGCTTTCTAATCTAGTCTACTATACTTCAGAGTAAGACTTTATTTTCTGCTCATGTTTGAGTCGTGCGCTCTTTTAATCAGTCTTTGAGTtcgcctttttattttttactctgATATGGTACTTCAAGCTGGTGTAACATGCAAAGCACTAGGtcttactattttcttttcctgaGGATCTAGCCCCCTTTTCATTGTATAGACACacttttttcctttgaatttttgaaaatgaagagaaaaggaaagaaagaggaagaattGAGGATGATTTCTAAGTTAAGAGAAATGAAGAGTATAGTAGATGTCTATTGCCAATGTACATTGTCTTTTTGTGATGCGTGGAGCTCATTTTGttaaaagtaaaagtttattTTGGTTGATACATGAATATGCCCTGACCATCCTAATccaggagaaaaaaagaaaaaaaagaggagataAAACTACTATCAATATGTCTATTGCATTCTCTGTCTCATAattattcttgtttttctttgcttttgagAACACTTAACACCCATAGTGTTTGTATTGGTGAACCCTTCTAAATATATTGCATCAATGTTGGCAATGCTTAACAAACCCCTAAATGAGAACAACAGCCCAAAAGTCCAAAGTTACTTAACAAACTAAGAGCAGATGATCAGTTGTTTTGGCCATCTTCTTATAAATAAGTTATTAGTAAATATATGTTGAGTTGGTTTCTTCAAATTTGTCAGAAATTAGGAGTTATGTgtctataaaataataatagtttattGTAGCCTACTATTTATGGACTTTGTAGGTGTCTTTCCACTTTGATAAGTTTCCAGTGCCCTGTGTTTCTGAAAAGAGTGGAGGGAAACCAAATGGCATATCATGAATTATATTATGTGAGTGTTGACCTTTTGTTGTTTTAAGTAAATAGAAAAATTGGCTAATGGCGAATTAAATCTATGAGATTACCCTAATTTGCTATGATAATTTGATTTGTTCCAAGCTTTAGATAATCGTGCAAAGCAAGAGTGCCTTGTTGGCTATTAAGGTTAGGGGATTAATATAGGTGAATCCTTACTCTCCCTCAATGTGACTAGACACTAAAGTGAGAAGACCAAGTTGCAGTATGTACTAATTACATCCCAATTAATTTTGaggtgattttttgttttgttttgttttgtttatgcTTTTTGATGAAAGGTGTCTGTTGTTGCCCAGTTTAGCAGATTAATTCAGCTTCCATAAAGAAAGccaatttgtttttcttatacATATAGTATTTGGTTCAAATTCTCATCATGAATTTGTCCTTTTAATGTTAAACTATTGTTATTGCCTGCAATGATTTATGATCGAGTTTGGATGAGATTTTATTCAACTCGGTGTAGAATATTTGAATCTGTGGAAGCATCTTGTTCTGCGTTTGGTTCAAACTAATAAAAAGTGATGGAAGCTCAAGTATTACAATTTTCACTTGATAAAGCAGACTTGcctttaacaaattttatttgtaaCTCCAGTTCTACCCAAACTTTTGAGCCTTCAACCTCTATAACACACCCACAAAACCTTTTATAGTGTCCCGCGCtggtatttttttagtttgtttaCTTTTGTCTATTGAAAATTGTAGAAAGAACTTGGTGGAGGCAACTCCACTAAGAATAGGAATGGCAACAGGCTGGGTATGGATTAAAAGAGCCTTTCCAAGTCCAAATGCctctaaacattttatataccaaacccttttaaaatttaataatttcatCCCAAAGCCattctatttatattttgaaaacccGAACTCTTCATGAACCCACCTGTTTATGTAACCATGAGTCAGGTCAAATGATTTGAATTAGGTCGTGTTAACCAAACATTGAAtatctaaaatattatttacctAGGTTTAGGAATTAGTCagaattttcacaataaattaacTATTATTAAAGGCTCTTTAAAACCAAATGCCAagtatttaaattgttttttaaatggTAATCAATTTCAAGATTAAATTCAAAATGAGGTAATATCCTTTTGGATAGGTGTGTGGGATCCTTAACACATTTCCCACACATAACTGACCTTCTAAATCTATGATTTCCGGTTCGAGCCGTTCTTTTATTTCCTAGTTTAGCTTAGGAGCTTTAGGGTTTTCATAGTTAATTTAGAAGATAAAATTGATTAGACTTAGGTGATCAATCACACCAATGGTTGGTGATGACTCTAAAACTGAATATAATTAAGGAAGTTCTCGCACACACTCTACAGCTTTGTTCTCTGGTACAAGACCTACTTGGAGACTATGTGGGTAGCATTCTGATTCTCACAGAACATGTCCATAGGGTTCTCTGTGATTGAAATCCCAATTTAATCAAGTCAGAGAGATCCAACTCATACAAGTTCACTAATAGTTGATGCCACTGCACAATACTCGGCTTCAGCATTACATCTAGTCCTcattattgaaaaagaaagggcCTACTTTTTGCTTTTCAAGGGACAAAATTATCCTATGGTGGATTTTCTATTAGAGGGAAAGCCTACATTAATACCTTCCTTCAGGTTTAAGAGATAGGGGCGGGGAGTCTCACTACTACTATACGTCTATACCACTAGCACTCCACGAGTGGGTTAGTTGAGTGACTGAACTGGGATTTTTATCACCCTACTGTTGCACATATGTTACGCTTTTTTCATCGCCAAGTAAACTCCCAACAATGTGCAGGCGAAATCCGAGTAAGACAATTAGCATTACAGGTGACAATCAATGCTAATATTAATACTAATACCTAAGATACACACTTGGTAATgcaaagataaaaaagaaatcagcaaataaccataaaatatatataaatatgattaTGGTTTTATCCATAGAAAtagtaatataaataaatatagacaAATCATTATACACAAATGGAAGCAAGCGAACCATAAGTAGATGACATTCTATGAGAGTGAAGGCATTGGAGTCGGCCACCACATGTGCACAAAGGTGAAAACATCGAATAAATTGCGGTAAGAAATAATAAGATTACGAATTCTTGGCATGAATGTATTATCATAGATCACCTCCAATGTTTTTCTCCGCATGTTGCATGATATAACCATTAGTTGTTGTACATCATTACCATGCATCCAAAATTTGAGAAAGTTAATAATCATATAGACGACGTCCTGTCGTTTGGATGATAAGCTATTAACATTGGACAATAATCACTATTTATGTATTCTCTGAGCTGAGGATATTTTTCCAAAACCATCTCATCAAAATGCATCTCGTGCTCCAAGCACCATTTACCTCCTCCATTATCATCATAGTCTTTGAGCTCCCAAAGGCGTAAAATCATTTGTGGATtctttaaaatttgacatatcCTCAAGCAACCGTGACACGCTCCAAGtggattttttataatttgacatTGACGCAAGCAATCAACATACACTCCATGACATTTGATACTGTGGTATGGATCCAACTTTATAGGGTGCTCAAAGAAACGATAGCATTCACGGTTATATGGGTCGAACCAGATAAGGCGTCCACAACTATTATCCCACCAAAAAAGCAAATTCTTATAAGGAACACCACGACGGCCAAAGTCACCTGGACACAACACCATTGACTCGCTCCATTCACCCATTTCAGATATGAATGTCTCTACTTTAATTTCCATTTCCATTGACTCTGCATCGTATGGAGGAATGTATACCACCCTATAATTGAGGGTGTCATTATTGTCATAGCGGCATATGAACCCGACCCGGTAATCAATACCAAATAAAGGTACAGGAGGGAGTACCACCCATTGCTTAGTAATTGGATTTACCACATAAAATGTCAATTGATATGGAGGCTTAAACTCGCTACTGCTGCATAAAAGCAAGTCATTACACGAAGCTTCAACAATGACAACACTCTTATTGTTACTGTTGTGTACTGGATTTGGCGTTGCTATGGAATTTGGCGATTTAAAGGATTTGAATTCGGGTTTGTTGAGAGTTAAGAAGAGATCACAATTTCTCTGGATGAGCAAGGTAAAGGGCGGATGTGGATGCATTGAAGAGCTGTGGCTATTAAAGTGGTTAGCAAAATAGGAAGTAGAGATTAA comes from Castanea sativa cultivar Marrone di Chiusa Pesio chromosome 3, ASM4071231v1 and encodes:
- the LOC142629102 gene encoding putative F-box/kelch-repeat protein At1g15680 produces the protein MDLIPCIKELLAALLPWCLPHSKRHSKRSNLLDQGIITTTLDDLHDSVLVEILIRLPLRSVFQCKSVSSRWFYLISTSYFANHFNSHSSSMHPHPPFTLLIQRNCDLFLTLNKPEFKSFKSPNSIATPNPVHNSNNKSVVIVEASCNDLLLCSSSEFKPPYQLTFYVVNPITKQWVVLPPVPLFGIDYRVGFICRYDNNDTLNYRVVYIPPYDAESMEMEIKVETFISEMGEWSESMVLCPGDFGRRGVPYKNLLFWWDNSCGRLIWFDPYNRECYRFFEHPIKLDPYHSIKCHGVYVDCLRQCQIIKNPLGACHGCLRICQILKNPQMILRLWELKDYDDNGGGKWCLEHEMHFDEMVLEKYPQLREYINSDYCPMLIAYHPNDRTSSI